In one window of Anser cygnoides isolate HZ-2024a breed goose chromosome 3, Taihu_goose_T2T_genome, whole genome shotgun sequence DNA:
- the LATS1 gene encoding serine/threonine-protein kinase LATS1 isoform X3: MKRSEKPEGYRQMRPKTFPASNYTGSSQQMLQEIRESLRNLPKPSDAAKADHSMGKMSSEDPRQGRNPPKFVTYHKVLQEIRNSLLPFANETTSAVKGTSEVNRQMLQDLQAAGFDEDMVIQALRQTNNRSIEAAIEFISKMSYQDPRREQMVAAAARPVNAAGTVQQSVNRKQSWKGSKESLVPQRHGPSLGDGVVYRSESPSSQPDVGRPLSGSGIAAFAQAHPGNGQRVNPPPLPQIRSVTPPPPPPRGQTPPPRGTTPPPPSWEPNSQTKRYSGNMEYVITRISPVPPGAWQDSYPPPPMNPPAMNSSGQGQRGMSAVPIGRQPIIMQSSANSKFSFPSGRAGMQNGNCQAEFMVHQNVVSGNSVSRQPPPYPINPTNRQSPTALQMQAGGSAPPSAYTNGNIPQTMMVPNRNSHNMELYNTNVAGIPASWPQPPPVQPQSSPGNGHEIPTWQPNVPVRSNSFNNHHGNRQSHSSSSQPSATTVTAITPAPIQQPVKSMRVLKPELQTALAPTHPSWMPQPVQTVQTIPFSESPSTNMAVMAPVAEAPNYQGPPPPYPKHLLHQSPSVHPYEAGPKLNKEEPPILSKEEENEKSYECVDSTDKEKKQITTSPVPVRKNKKDEERRESRIQSYSPQAFKFFMEQHVENILKSHQQRLHRKKQLENEMMRVGLSPEARDQMRKMLCQKESNYIRLRRAKMDKSMFVKIKTLGVGAFGEVCLARKVDTKALYATKTLRKKDVLLRNQVAHVKAERDILAEADNEWVVRLYYSFQDKDNLYFVMDYIPGGDMMSLLIRMGVFPENLARFYTAELTCAVESVHKMGFIHRDIKPDNILIDRDGHIKLTDFGLCTGFRWTHDSKYYQSGDHARQDSMDFSNEWGDPANCRCGDRLKPLERRAARQHQRCLAHSLVGTPNYIAPEVLLRTGYTQLCDWWSVGVILFEMLVGQPPFLAQTPLETQMKVINWQTSLHIPPQAKLTPEASDLIIKLCRGPEDRLGKNGADEIKAHPFFKTIDFSSDLRRQSAFYIPKIAHPTDTSNFDPVDPDKLWSDDDKEGNVNDTLNGWYKNGKHPEHAFYEFTFRRFFDDNGYPYNNPKPIEYEYGSSQNSEQQSDDDDDEEQAGRGVQNRDLVYV; this comes from the exons ATGAAGAGAAGTGAGAAACCAGAAGGTTATAGACAAATGAGGCCTAAGACTTTTCCTGCCAGTAACTATactggcagcagccagcagatgCTACAGGAAATACGAGAGAGCCTCAGGAATTTACCTAAACCCTCAGATGCTGCTAAAGCTGATCACAGCATGGGGAAAATGTCATCTGAAGATCCTAGACAAGGCcgaaatccccccaaatttgTAACATATCATAAAGTTTTGCAGGAGATAAGAAACTCTCTTCTGCCTTTTGCAAACGAAACAACCTCAGCTGTCAAAGGAACATCAGAAGTTAATCGTCAAATGCTGCAAGACTTGCAAGCTGCTGGCTTTGATGAg GATATGGTTATACAAGCTCTTAGACAAACTAACAACCGTAGTATAGAAGCAGCCATTGAGTTTATTAGTAAAATGAGCTACCAGGATCCTCGTCGGGAACAGATggttgcagcagcagcaagaccTGTAAATGCAG CAGGGACCGTGCAGCAATCGGTTAACCGCAAGCAGAGCTGGAAGGGTTCTAAGGAGTCCCTGGTCCCTCAGAGGCACGGCCCATCCCTGGGAGACGGTGTGGTTTATCGCTCAGAaagtcccagctctcagcctgatGTAGGAAGGCCGTTGTCTGGATCTGGCATCGCAGCATTTGCTCAGGCTCATCCTGGCAACGGACAGAGAGTGAACCCCCCGCCTCTACCCCAGATAAGGAGTgtcactcctcctcctccgcctcctcgaGGACAGACGCCCCCTCCAAGGGGGACTACTCCTCCGCCTCCCTCCTGGGAACCCAACTCTCAAACCAAGCGTTACTCTGGAAACATGGAGTATGTGATCACCCGCATCTCTCCGGTGCCACCCGGGGCATGGCAGGATAGTTACCCACCTCCACCAATGAATCCTCCAGCCATGAATTCTTCCGGGCAGGGTCAGAGAGGCATGAGTGCTGTCCCCATTGGCAGGCAACCGATAATCATGCAGAGTTCAGCCAACAGCAAATTTAGCTTCCCCTCAGGAAGGGCTGGAATGCAAAACGGTAATTGTCAGGCGGAATTCATGGTTCACCAGAACGTTGTGTCTGGGAACTCAGTGAGTCGCCAGCCACCCCCCTACCCTATAAACCCAACTAACAGGCAAAGTCCTACGGCACTACAGATGCAggcaggaggatctgctcctcCTTCAGCATACACTAATGGGAATATTCCTCAGACGATGATGGTGCCAAATAGAAACAGTCACAACATGGAACTTTATAACACAAATGTAGCTGGAATACCCGCGTCctggccgcagcctcctcccgTGCAACCCCAGTCGTCACCTGGCAATGGGCACGAAATCCCCACGTGGCAGCCCAATGTTCCCGTGCGCTCAAATTCTTTCAACAACCATCACGGAAATAGGCAGAGCCACTccagcagctctcagccttCGGCTACAACGGTAACAGCTATAACACCAGCTCCCATTCAGCAGCCAGTGAAGAGTATGCGTGTGTTAAAGCCAGAGCTGCAGACTGCCTTAGCGCCGACTCACCCCTCCTGGATGCCGCAACCCGTGCAGACCGTTCAGACAATCCCGTTCTCCGAGAGTCCCTCTACAAACATGGCAGTTATGGCGCCTGTTGCAGAGGCTCCAAATTACCAGGGTCCCCCACCACCTTACCCAAAACACTTGCTACACCAGAGTCCATCTGTCCATCCGTACGAGGCAGGACCCAAGCTCAACAAGGAGGAGCCACCTATTTTATCTAAGGAGGAAGAGAATGAAAAGAGTTACGAATGTGTCGATTcaacagacaaagaaaagaaacaaattacaaCATCACCTGTTCCCgttaggaaaaacaagaaagatgaAGAACGACGAGAGTCTCGCATTCAAAGTTATTCCCCTCAGgcctttaaattcttcatggAGCAGCACGTGGAGAATATACTCAAGTCACACCAGCAGCGTTTACATCGGAAAAAACAACTAGAGAATGAAATGATGCGG GTTGGATTGTCACCGGAAGCCCGGGATCAGATGAGGAAAATGTTGTGCCAGAAAGAGTCTAATTACATTCGGCTAAGAAGAGCTAAAATGGACAAGTCAATGtttgtaaaaattaaaacccTGGGAGTTGGTGCGTTTGGGGAAGTTTGCCTAGCGAGAAAAGTGGATACTAAAGCTTTATATGCAACAaaaactctgagaaaaaaagatgtgctGCTTAGAAATCAAGTCGCTCATGTTAAAGCTGAGCGGGATATCCTTGCAGAAGCTGATAATGAATGGGTGGTTCGCCTGTACTATTCATTCCAAGATAAGGACAATTTGTACTTTGTAATGGACTACATTCCTGGAGGTGATATGATGAGTCTCTTAATTAGAATGGGTGTCTTCCCAGAAAATCTGGCACGGTTCTACACAGCAGAACTGACCTGCGCAGTTGAGAGTGTTCATAAAATGGGCTTCATCCACAGAGATATTAAACCTGATAACATTTTGATAGACCGTGATGGTCATATTAAATTGACTGACTTCGGGCTCTGTACAGGCTTTCGATGGACCCATGACTCAAAATACTACCAGAGTG GTGATCACGCGCGTCAGGACAGCATGGATTTCAGCAATGAGTGGGGTGACCCAGCAAACTGCAGATGTGGAGATCGGCTGAAGCCACTTGAACGCAGGGCTGCGCGTCAGCATCAGCGCTGTCTGGCCCATTCCCTTGTTGGCACACCTAATTATATTGCACCAGAAGTATTGCTACGAACCG GTTACACACAGTTGTGTGACTGGTGGAGTGTTGGAGTAATTCTCTTTGAAATGTTAGTGGGGCAGCCTCCTTTTCTGGCACAAACACCTCTGGAAACACAAATGAAG gttATCAACTGGCAAACTTCGCTTCATATTCCACCTCAAGCTAAGCTGACTCCAGAGGCCTCCGACCTTATTATTAAACTCTGCCGAGGGCCAGAAGATCGTTTAGGCAAAAATGGTGCAGATGAAATAAAAGCTCATCCATTTTTCAAGACTATTGATTTTTCAAGTGATCTACGGCGGCAGTCTGCTTTCTACATTCCCAAAATTGCTCATCCTACGGACACATCAAACTTTGATCCAGTTGATCCAGATAAATTGTGGAGCGATGATGATAAGGAAGGGAATGTAAATGATACCCTGAACGGATGGTACAAAAACGGAAAACATCCTGAGCATGCTTTTTATGAGTTCACGTTCCGAAGGTTTTTTGATGACAATGGCTACCCGTACAACAATCCAAAGCCCATTGAGTATGAGTATGGTAGTTCCCAAAACTCAGAACAGCAGTCtgacgatgatgatgatgaagaacAAGCAGGTAGAGGGGTTCAAAATCGTGACCTGGTTTATGTTTAG